The Streptomyces sp. RKAG293 genome includes a region encoding these proteins:
- a CDS encoding cation diffusion facilitator family transporter encodes MSDHEHDHAAGPGGGGGHAGHSHGVTADADRRWLTIALVLIAVFMCAEVVIGVAANSLALISDAAHMLTDVVSIVLALVAMRLAARPAKGHYTYGLKRVEILSAQANGLTLLLLSVWLGYEAVHRLITPTAVTGGLVLATALVGVAVNLVATWSISKANRTSLNVEGAYQHILTDLFGFIATAVAGAIVLTTGFERADAIASLLVVALMLKAGYGLIRDSARIFLEAAPVGVDPDALGDRLAAQDSVVEIHDLHVWQITSGQNALSAHVLVQPGKDCHAVRRTLRQLLQDEYRIEHATLQVDHVGEEDSSDLLQITALPVGDQDPHCDDAHGPVHRPGPHDH; translated from the coding sequence GTGAGTGACCACGAGCATGATCACGCCGCCGGACCCGGCGGTGGGGGCGGTCATGCGGGGCACTCGCACGGAGTCACCGCGGATGCGGACCGGCGGTGGCTGACGATCGCCCTGGTGCTGATCGCTGTGTTCATGTGCGCCGAGGTCGTCATCGGCGTGGCCGCGAACTCCCTCGCGCTGATCTCGGACGCCGCGCACATGCTCACCGATGTCGTCTCGATCGTGCTGGCACTCGTCGCGATGCGCCTGGCGGCCAGGCCGGCGAAGGGGCACTACACCTACGGTCTCAAGCGGGTGGAGATCCTGTCCGCGCAGGCCAACGGTCTGACTCTGCTGCTCCTGTCGGTGTGGCTCGGCTACGAGGCGGTCCACCGGCTGATCACCCCGACGGCCGTCACCGGCGGCCTGGTCCTGGCCACCGCCCTGGTCGGCGTCGCGGTCAACCTCGTCGCGACCTGGTCGATCTCCAAGGCCAACCGCACCTCGCTGAACGTCGAGGGCGCCTACCAGCACATCCTCACCGACCTGTTCGGCTTCATCGCCACCGCAGTCGCCGGAGCGATCGTGCTGACCACCGGTTTCGAGCGCGCGGACGCCATCGCCTCCCTTCTCGTCGTCGCGCTGATGCTCAAGGCCGGGTACGGACTGATCCGCGACTCGGCACGGATCTTCCTCGAAGCCGCGCCCGTCGGCGTGGACCCCGACGCCCTCGGCGACCGGCTCGCCGCCCAGGACTCCGTCGTGGAGATCCATGACCTGCACGTCTGGCAGATCACCTCCGGCCAGAACGCCCTGTCCGCCCACGTGCTGGTCCAGCCCGGCAAGGACTGCCACGCCGTACGCCGTACGCTGCGGCAGCTGTTGCAGGACGAGTACCGCATCGAGCACGCGACGCTGCAGGTCGACCACGTCGGCGAGGAGGACTCCTCGGACCTGTTGCAGATCACCGCACTGCCCGTCGGTGACCAGGACCCGCACTGCGACGACGCCCACGGACCCGTCCACCGCCCCGGCCCCCACGACCACTGA